ACTATCTCTATAACCCTTTAtctttgttagtcatatgttgtcccctctgtgtGATTAAAATATATCCGACCTgcgacacaacatatgcatctatctctaaatatgacttcctccttaataattattTACTCACcaaaagtaaggagttctttggaagttcttgataaccaggttatatcgggaagtggggaacacgttctagtgaaactaaaattgaaccatttagaggttgtctgtagatctcgctgcttaatttaagtggacaacaatacccatgCTTAAAGTTTGTCGATATCCTttgtgcttaagtggaccacaataccgacaattGACCAGTTCTATTCATGAaagtgaaggtactgataaacaagttcaggCTGTCTCACAAATTTGAtcccaaatacttttgttttagttaaatttgttcatagttttcctctatgcacaaatttagggggagaattaaaaaaaataatatatatatatatatatatatatatatatatatatatatatatatatatatataatcaaatcagaaaaataaaaaaaatccaaaaatctttttgtttttgtttttccagaaaatatgaaaaatccaaaaatattttgtgctaagttttcttttagttatgttttgtcttgaaaagtgatttcaagtGTAGATGAAACTCGTGGAGACTGTGTCGAAAATTTCCGAGCcaaagcttcatccgtgagcatcaaagaattctcactcgaaggagcaagaaatgaagattattctttcaacattcaatccttcaaccccagaagcaaggtgaagcagaaattgaagattatgtgatggattgcattgaagcctacTCAATCAGTCTACTGCTATCTTAAACccgctgaagtgatccagaagatttgttatctctgatgttctctctgaagattctcaagcggAAAGCGCAATCTTTCAAGAACCAGTATATCAAGCCTCCTCACCGAATGTGCGTTTagagtcaaattttgaagaaaatgccaactactcaagatgaagtcattcgttGAAGAtttatcaagttcatcttgaagttgtgaagaatttgaagattaatgctgaagccaagctctcgatgaagattgacaagaaaattCAGCttctttttagggggagcttgttgggtcaattaagaaaagaaagctataaaccaaggaggagattgttgggtcaaaaatatggtttacacttcacttttctaggaaaatgtatttttgtgtcttggaccgtaatcAACTTGGTGCTTACGGTCGTATAcatgtttacggttgtgtttacggccgtaaacaccaagctgattacggtccaagacacaaaaatacattttcctagaaaagtaaagtataaaccatatttttgacccaacaatctcccccttggtttatagctttcttttcttaattgacccaacaagctccccctaaaaagaagctgacttttcttgtcaatcttcatcgagagcttggcttcagcattaatctttaaattcatcacaacttcaagatgaacttgatgaatcttcaacgaatgacttcatcttgagcagttggccttttcttcaaaatttaaCTTTAAACACACATTGGATGAGGGGGATTCATGtaatgattcttgaaagataacgatttcagcttgagaatcttcagagagaacatcagagagaaaaaATCTTCTGGATTACTTCGGTAGGTTCAAGATAGCAGTAGACTGAATGAGGAGGCTttaatgcaatctgtcacataatcttcaatttcagcttcaccttgattctagggttgaaagattgaatgtcgaaagaataatcttcatttcttgctccttcgaatgaaaattcttcgatgatcacgggtgaagccttggctcagaaatcttcgataCAGTCTCCTTGAGActcatcttcacctgaaatcacttttcaagacaaaacaaaactaaaagaaaatttagcacacaatatttttgggtttttcatattttctgaaaaaaaaataaaacagaaacaaaaatatttttggatttttgattttcttgaacaagaaataaaacagaatattacactattttttattttgaattttctgatttttgtttgtttgttttttttaattccaaatcaaaatttgatttttaatgtTTACAATCATACCATAATTGCGAAcatcaaagtaaaaaaaatacaTCTACCGAAACATTTAAACCAAACTGTTAAAAAAAAACAAGTATCACTACAAAACCAGCAAATCAAATTCAAGATAAAGCTTTTCCTTAGAAGCCTGCAAATGCCTTCTTCCCAGTACTTCCATAAGATCCAGCTGGATTTACCTTCAACACATTGAACCTCACAGTCTTTGACAATGGTCTGCACTGTCTAATTGTGACTCGGTCACCTTCTTTCACACAAAAACATGGAGAAATGTGAGCTGGAGTGTTTGAGTGCCTCTTCTCATATCTTTGGTATTTCTTCACATAATGGAAGTAGTCCCTACGTACGATAATGGTCTTCACCATTTTCGCATTGTGGCATGTTCCGGAAAGAATACGACCTCTAATGAAGACACCACCAGTGAAAAGGCAGTTCTTGTCAATGTAAGTTCCTTCAATAGCTTCTCTAGGAGTCTTAAAACCAAGACCAACACTCTTCCAGAATCTGTTTCCACCCTTCCTAGCATACATATGTGTATTCCCAACTTACTAGGGCGCaccctagtacgctcagcgtacccacatgtacgcttagcgtacacctTCTGACCTAAAATTACAATCTTGCCACTAGGGCTTCTCATGGCTACTTCCTTTTATTACAAGGACTAAAATGACAGGAATTAAAACTATAAGGATGAATTTAAAAGTACCTGAATAACGGGGTGTTAAACTGTCCCCCCACTTGAATTAaatttcgtcctcgaagtctgttgtggTGAACAACTCGGGATAATCCTACCGCATCTCAGCCTCTGACTCCCAGGTTCACTCGGAGCCCCTCTGGTGCTGCCactatacctttaccaaaggtaacTCCTTGTTACGCAAAACCTTTATCTTTCTTTCTAGAATAGCCAACGGCCTCTCTACGTAGTTCAGactctcatcaacctgaatatcatccaatgaaaCCACCACCTCATCATCTAATACACACTACTGcggctgcgaaacatggaaagtgttgtgaatctaactgagctcctcaggaagatccaactTGTAGgaaaccttgccaaccctggcgatCACTCGAAATGacccaatatatcggggacccaattttcccctcttcttgaagcgaatcacacctttccaaggtgagacagTCAGTAACACCATGTCgcctacctgaaactccaactcagatcagtGTTGGTCGGCTCTTCTCCGGCTCTGAGCAATATGCAATCTCTGTCTAATTTGATGGATCATCTATGTGGTCAGAA
The genomic region above belongs to Lactuca sativa cultivar Salinas chromosome 4, Lsat_Salinas_v11, whole genome shotgun sequence and contains:
- the LOC111900823 gene encoding 40S ribosomal protein S11-2-like produces the protein MYARKGGNRFWKSVGLGFKTPREAIEGTYIDKNCLFTGGVFIRGRILSGTCHNAKMVKTIIVRRDYFHYVKKYQRYEKRHSNTPAHISPCFCVKEGDRVTIRQCRPLSKTVRFNVLKVNPAGSYGSTGKKAFAGF